ttggtatgacatttgaggctggcatagaggctgtcaaaaaatatttttaaagtttttttttagggtgggagggggttagtgaccactggaggagtaaagggaggtcatccctgattccctctggtggtcatctggtcagtttgggcatctttttgaggcttggtcgcaagaaaaaatggaccaagtaaagtcggccaagtgctcgtcagggacccccttctttttttccattatcagccgaggacgcccatgtgttaagcgtgccccagtcccaccttcgctatgcttcctacatgcccccatgaactttggtcgtccccgcgatggaaatcagttgaggacgcccaaaatcggctttcgattatgccgatttgggcgaccctgggagaaggacgcccatctcctgatttgtgtcgaaagatgggcgcccttctcgttcgaaaataagcctgtaaatcAGTTAGTGCCGCTGcgtatcaccacagactgctaaagTGAAAGTTGGCCAGTTtgtgggtggagtcagcacttgtgtGGTTAAGCACTGATATTcaccacttaaccacctaagttaagTGGCTGTATCAGACCGCATAAAGCACAgtgctatctttatgtggtgtggTGTAAATGGTGAAGTGCCTGACAataaatatccaggaataacaccagTGACAGATAAAGAAGCCACCTACTGCCACCAGATCTGCTCTACATTTTAAACTTCTGCAGCATTAACAGgaaattcaaacaaaacataGGTAAAGGGTAATCTTACAACAATTCACCTAGGTTTGGAGGGTAATCAGGCATCTATTTTCAGCCTCTTTTAGAAAGTTACATGGCTGCCctatgtgtctttgtaaaataaaGGTAAATGCAATCCCCTGTACGCACTTACAAGTCACGAATGACTTATAGGGATCGCCACATACAAGATGGTTTCTTAACAGACTTTTAATGAGGTGATTTGCCAttacctttcccccccccccccctgaaactaAGGGCCCTGCTTGCAAAGGCATGGTAGCGTTTTTGACAAGTGCAAAAAATTAGTTTGCATTAACCTGttcatgcccataatattcctatgggcgtctacatgcaCTAAAATCGTTAatgtgcctttttaaacagggccctaaagatTGTCTATTCATTTACCAACTGAAAGTGTATGGACGACTGAGTTGGCCAGAGCCAACCAGCTAACAGAAATCTCAGTGTGGAATCTGAATTCAGGTCATTGGCGTAGTAGGCAAAGTAATCTACTGATTGCAATGCAAGGCCAGTTGTTCATAAAATACCGAGGATAAAGTGGCAGAAATCATGGCTAGATTGAAAtcacatttataccagctcaggAAAAGGTATAAGTGCATACACACGTCATTTATAAAGAATACATACACTTTGTGACTCCGCCCACTTTCCTCCCAAACTCCACCTCAGAACATACCAATATGCAAGGCTGCTTTGTCACCATGCAAGCTTTTCTGAGGACAATattgggcaattttataaaagtagTTTTTCATATGGGAGGAGAAGCCCTATTGGTTAGTGCTGTGGcctgagaatctggggaactgggtttgattcccactggagTTCCTTGTGACCccgtgcaagtcacttaaccttccattgccccaggtataaaacctagactgtgagcccactagggactgagaaagtacctgcctataatatatatatggaaaccactttggttgtaccacaaaaaggcagaACCCTTTACCACCTTAGGTAAATGAATACTTCTACCTGTATCTTTTAGCTATCCGAATTAGGTGCTCtaaagccagggctttttttgagggggtacttgagggtactgagtaccggcacctttttcattgtctgctaaaattgactcatggtccccaagttttaatgaaagagctcaggctctaccagtgacgtagccacaggtgggcctgggcccacccacttagggttcaggcccgcccaacagtagcacacgtttagcggtagctggtggggatcccaagctcagccagctcaagatttccccctgatggtaacgaaaacgctactttccacaataacggcacctgcgcatgctcagttttcagtgcatgcctgctgcagactgccaagatggaaagaagcgttttctcaccagctgagatattttttgggtggtggttgcggggggggaggagaacacttagtgcccacccacgtcttccctaggcccacccaaaatctgttgtctggctacgcccctgggctctacacaccaattctgccttatcgtagattctgtgactggttgcagggagcctggctactgtggggtgggtccctcagtgatcaccccacccctgaagggtgacctggcatttgagtaccggcaccttttccactagaaaaaatgcactgtctaAAGCTATGTACCATTGGCAATCTTGAGAATATTTAGCTaaagcagtggtttccaaacctggtccagtcaggttttcaggatacccacaatgactattcatgagagagattagcatacactgcctccactgcatgcacatctatctcatgaatattcattgtggatatcctgaaaagctgactggctggggtgcctccaggaccaggtttcggAACCACTGAGCCAGTTTGTTGCACCACATTCTTACAGTGACCCCATCTAGGACTAGTGCAAGAATGTGGTTGTTGCTTTTCTCCTACCCCCCTCCTGGTACAGTTTGATCTGAGCACAAATGGTACTAATGAGGGCACTAATTGACCCCTCCCCCATACAGTTCATTTTGCCATTCATCCAAAAACAAATGTACATCCCTcccttattaaaaaaatatacaatcAAGTTTTtggatgacattttttttttgctagtgaAACTACTGTATTGTTATCCAGAATCCTGAAACCCACTGGGTCTCAAAGTTGGCTCTCATCAGGGCTTCCATTACTTCGCTCACCATTGATGTTAAGCCAACAGGTCTATACTCTTCTGCATTTTGTAGATTTTCTGTGCCAACCTCCAGCTGGTTCCCTTGAAGCCAATGAGGTTGAATTAAGTTTCTGCAGAAACCCCTGTTTATGAATTGTTAGATATTGACTTACAACACTCACTGCCACTGGGTAAATTAGAGCTGGACATTCAATGATGAGCCACGTCTGGGTCATCAATGCCCTTGGAAGCTAGGCAGTATCCACATAACTTACCAGACAAAGGAAGGACTGCAGGAACCAACACTGACTATCGCTGGTGCTCACGTATCTTCTGGGGCTGCCCCAGACCACTCCAGCACTGCCCAGAATGTACCAGAGCGATGATGAGTAACGagtgtagtatggagtgttgccatgatttgggtttctgccaggtacttgtgacctggctttggccaccgtttggtcagacccagtatggctacacttatgttcttctgatattcagcagcactccccCATTAACtgccactaaatatcagtggacagtgtggtttaagcaggcagaagccgCTCCTTGACCCCTTGTACAACATGCATACCTACCAGTCCAGCCTCATTGCAAGCTCAGGACTGGAGCAGGAAATAGCCCTAGTCCATCTGGCTGCAAGAAGTGGGGCTAGATGGGCTAGGACAAGATGTGATGGCATTGAAGGGTCTGGGAAGGAGCTCATGGCAGAGTCTAGGGTACCATGGGGCGTTCAAGTTCTCCGCTTGCCAGCGGATTTCCTCTCAGAGTCTAGGGTAGGGAAGATTCTCTTCAACAGTGGGATGTCAGAGAAAGGAGGGGGTTCACTTCTAGTCTTTGTTGTTCTCTTCAATATTGGAATGTCAGGAGTGAGAGTTATTGTGTCTtattacagcctgcctcacttaAGAATTTAGGCAGGAGATCTCTGTATATGTAATTCATCTAGACTAAGCCAGCTATATCTCACCACTGTATGGATCGCTACACCTTTAATTCTCAGGAACTGTACTAGTGAGTAGGAGAAATGATCACATCCAGAGGGAGAGTACATCATGACTGCTCTCTTGGAGACATCAGTATTACTGAGTCTATGGTAGTCTCCACTTTATTTCAGCACAAACCTCTAAAAATCCTCTCTCGAATCTGCTTTGTCCTCACGGCGTAAACAACTGGGTTCAAGACAGGGGGCACCAGGAGGTAGAAATTGGCCAGAAGAATGTGCACAGAAGGAGCAACATTGTGACCAAACCTGTGAGTTAAAGATGAAATAGTAATCGGTGTGTAAAAGGCCAAGATGGCACAGATATGGGAGCTGCACGTTTTGAAAGATTTAAGCCGAGCTTCCAAGGATGTGAGGCTTAAAACCACTCGAACAATCTTAAAATAAGACACGATAATGAGAATTGAGTCCAGTATTAATACAAAGAGCCCAATAGTGAAGCCATAGAAGTTACTGATGGAGATGTCATCACATGAGAGCTTCACCACAGCCATATGCTCACAGTAGGAATGAGAAATGACATTAGTTTTGTAGCGCGTTAACCTTGTAATAATTAAGAGCGGCAAAGGTAGAATATAGACCACGCCCCTCAACACAGCCATTAATCCCATTTTGGCTACAACAGGATTGGTCAAGATTGTTGTATGTCGCAGAGGGTCACATATAGCAACATAACGATCGAAGGCCATAGCCAAGAAAATTCCAGATTCCATGGTAGCCAAAGAATGAATGAAGAACATCTGGACCAGGCAGCTTTTGACAGCAATTTCTCTAGAACTGAACCAAAAGATGCTGAGCATTTTAGGGATGGTGGTAGTGGACAGAACCATATCAATGGTCGCAAGCATAGCGAGGAACATGTACATAGGTTCCTGAAGACAGGATTCAGTTTTGATAATAATTATAATGGCAGAGTTCCCCACAAGGGCCATAACGTACATCAAAAAGAAAGGGATGGACATCCAGATGTGTGCATCTTCCAGGCCAGGAATGCCGCTCAGAATGAAGGTTGACAAAGTGAAGCAGCTACTGTTGTTCATTGTTAATGACTCGCTGCGATATGACTCATCTTCTGAGGAGCTTCATCCCCTGAAAGAGTAAAAGAAACGAGTTATATATAGGAgttcgtttactaagctgcagaaagcaCTAATGTGTTCTTACCATAGCTAAAAAGGGCTTACCGTggggtgcgctcaggcatcctgcaataATTTTTGTATGTGCATTCTGTTGTTTCCCAATCCCTTTGCACCCACAGGGAGGGGAAACACTACAGCCTCATAGGCTGAATAATAATAAGAGAGAGACAACCAGACTCAGATATAGACGCAACCAGCAAACATCTTTATTATGGTATATCACtaagccaaatacaaataattgttctctctctctctggagcaggttctcAGACAGAAATGCCAGACGCGAATCCTGAATAACAAAgactgctcagctaacactgTCCCAGCAATTACATATATAGCCTTAGTAAGTTGCgtttctcataaatcatgtgatttctcccaaACTAGAAATCAGAAACTAGCCTGTGCCATATATGGATATTCCTTTATTATATCACTCTCTCCTGATGTGGGTTCACGTGGACAGgtggtggccattggctaattagctATCAGTTCTGCGTGCACAGCGTGTAGGTAGTCACAGAGCAAAAAATTAcatagaacaatacccttgtgtcctctcacCCCAAGTCAGTCTATCAGCAGCTCCCAAAGTTATATCCATATTATATGAAAGGCATACTCATCTGCAgccaaatgtgcatctgtgaagtgtctgttctcagctccagagaaaagcactgtatgttaaaaaaagatgctaacttgttaggccaacttgtgagaaccaaactgagcaaGGTACGGGCCtagcccttagtaacaggcctagcataggaaggaatatacaattCGCTACcaacaaatgtattttttagcactgggtgcATGTTCTGTGCCACACTCTGATTATCACATgcttagcgcgtgagcccttaccacctacataatgggaAAAGTagaacatggccattaatgggaaaaatagaaaaatcggcaGTTTTACccaagcagtaaaaatggcctcagcatgcGGGAATGACCTGCGTAAGGATGCACAGTTTgatgaaagggccccttactgttaTCAATCATCACAGCATTCTATAAAATAACTGTCATgactataattttatttatttacaaatttatattctgctctaTTGCCAAAGGTTCTAGGCGGATTTACATAATCACATGCACAACAGTAAAAGCTCATACATATTATACAACAATACAGACATACTCAATACACACAAAATTTATCTTCATAGATCATTATTCTAAGTGCTCCAATTACATATATATCATCAAGCTCTGCTCATAATTTTATTTctttggatttgctcacatctttttcagactCCAGTAGAAGCCACAATAAATAGCAAGGTTTTTTATTCCTTTCATGAATTCCATTAGATTCTGAAGCTCTCTTAACCGCTtcggaataggacttgatatgaTGCAATATCAAATAAACATTGGCCACCAGATCTCAATAATTGTCTAACAATATGTGTAACTTTGATGccaatacagaagaaacctgtctatATTGTACCTCAAACAGGCTCAAAATCTTAAGTTTAATCCTCTGTTCTATCAGAAGCCAATATAACTCTCTCAATACTGaagtaatatgatcaaatttagaTTTACCAGTCAAAACTCTTGCCATCGCATTTTGTGCTACTCGCAATGCCCGTCCATATTTTTTCTTCAAACCAAGCATCAgcccattacagtagtcaaaacaTGGTGTAATGATAACTCTGAATTACTTTTCTGaaaaggtggatgtgaagcgtctgttcacgctttccaaaaatactaggactagggggcatgcgatgaaactacagtgtagtaaatttaaaacaaatcggagaaaacgtttcttcacccaacgcataattaaactctggaattcattgccagagaacgtggtgaaggcggttggcttagcagagtttaaaaaggggttagacattttcctaaaggacaagtccataaaccactactaaatggacttgggaaaaatccacaattccaggaataacatgtatagaatgtttgtacgtttgggaagcttgccaggtgcccttggcctggattggccgctgtcgtggacaggatgctgggctcgatggacccttggtcttttcccagtgtggtattacttatgtacttatgaaacatgcatgtcggacagcgTTGAGCCCCTGGTCCGAATAATCTTAAGATAAGTGTTTTGAATATACTAAAATGAATATATACTGTAGAAGCCGATGACAAGTTTGGTGCTAATGAAATTGCCAAAAAATCATTATTGGACAATTAAGCACCACTGAGGCAaaatgatagaattgaaaaattgaacaatcaaataattgtattttgacaacttttaaAAGTTGTGGAGGTTGGTGGAGAAATATATAGGAGAGAATATCTGGGACCAATAAGATTCAAAGGTATTTTAAAGTTAAAGCAGAATCCATCACCACCCCTAGGTTTCAAATTTTATTCGAAATACTAATCGTAATAGAACCAAAAACAAATTCAGAAGGCACATCGTTACTCTCAAAGCTTGATAAGAAAAGTATCTGCGTTTTGgccatatttagtttcagatgatTTGCCTTCATCCAGCTCTGAATAGATTGTaaaataataccctgagccaaaGGTTTaaggggtaaagggtcatggagtTCATATATCGTACTTTCACCTTCAGGAGTTATCTTTGGGCACTCTTTGCTTAGAACATCATGTGTTCTCTGCTGCAACAGGCACACAACGACCATCACATGAGAAAAGTAGATCATTTTGAAAGTGCAGAAATGCTTGAGTAGTTGCAACTGTACTcagatcctccctccctcccactcacccaGACTCCAACTCCCATGCCAGTGTTTTGGTTTCATTAGGTCACTTCCATATTTTTCTCGATGTGTtaaccaatacaaaaaaaaagttccctAAAATGGCAAATACAAGACCAAAAAGAGATTAATTTTCTGACAATATACAAATATTTTTGGTATGTGTTCAATGGGAAAAGCAGATTATTTTCACTTGGATCACAGAGATGCAGGAAAAAGGATGATTATCCCAGGATCAGAGAGAATTAGTGATAGAGCAGAACTTGGCTCAAAAATATGTACTCTAGAATGAAGAAGATATGATACATCCAGGGCCTTCCCGGTGACTCAGTGACACTGCTACAAACTACCATGTAGAGGGTTGGGCTTGAGTCCCTGGTCTGCTTTTTTGCTTCATGGGCTGACTATTCAGAAATTCTGCAGAGGGAGTACCAGTCATGGAGCAACAGTGGCAGCTAGTGGTCAGATTCAGGACTAATGAATGCAGGGCTCCAAAAAGAGCCTTAGTACAACTTATTGCTTCTAATTGCTGCTAAGGGTATAAACTTTGAGGTACACTGACCAATAGCAGAGTAGTAATAGAGGAAGGACCAGAGAATCCACTGAAGCCATGATGGAAGAGATAACGATAAACACCAAGACAGAGCAAAGACTCAAAAGTCAATTGAGTATAGTATGTCAAGGAGTAGCTGGTAATGTGGATAGGTCAAGCATGTACTAAAGGCTTTTAGCCTTGGCCATAAGGAGGTTACTGGTTTGGAGAATTTGAGAAAACCAGTTTCTGTGCAATGTATACAGCAAGACTGGAGTTGATCTAGAGCCATTTTAGATGAATGTCAAGGCAGTGAATATGAAGGGTACATTCGAGCAGTTTGGATATATAAAGAGGGAGATGGGACATTAGTTAGCAGAaccacaaagaaaaaaagaactgacCTCCACAGAAGACAGTGGAGAAGACAAGTAAAGTCAATAGTGTAAGACTGGCTACACAGTTGAGCAGAACATACGATTTTCTCGtaatagagaaaccatttcataCATCTTTTTATTCATTggtgatttttttgttgttgttgttctttggATCCACAAGGTCATTTATAGTGTTTTGGTAGCTACCACTCAAATATGAGTGCAGACACCTGATGCAGGCCATACCGCCGAAACATAACCCATGTGGagtattacaagaagaccttaggaaattgaaagactgggcatccaactggcagatgaaatttaatgtggacaaatgcatggtgatgcacattggaaagaataatccaaatcatagttacctgatgctagggtccaccttggaggtctgcatgcaagaaaaagatctaggtggcatTGTACAtaatgaaatcttctgctcagtgtgcggcggcggcaaaaaaacaaacaggatgctagcaattattaggaaagggatggtgaataaatactataatgcctctgtattgttccatggtgcgacagcaccttgagtattgcattcagttctggtagccatatctcaaaaaagatatagcagaattagaaaaggttccaggaagagcaaccaaaatgataaaggggatggaactcctctggtatgaggaaaggctaaagaggttagggctcttcagcctagaAAAGagttggatgaggggagatatgattgaggtctacaaaatcctgcgtggtgtagaatgagtagaagtgaatcaattttttactcatacAAAGACTAAAGACTCAAGGAAGTtacctggaaatacttttaaaacaaataggaggaaatattttttcactcaacgaataattatgctctggaactctttgctgataTGGTACCTCCAGTTAACatatcggggtttaaaaaaggtttggacaagttcatagtctgctattgagacagacatggggaagcaactgcttgccctgggatttgagtatggaatttattttagttacatttgtaccccacgctttcccactcatggcaggttcaatgcggcttacatattatatacaggtacttatttgtacctggggcaatggagggttaagtgacttgctcagagtcacaaggagctgcctgggcctgaagagggaattgaacccagttccccaggaccaaagtccaccacactaaccactaggccactcctccatgatttggttttctgccaggtacttgtgactggctttaccactgttggaaacaggatactgggctagattgaccattggtctgacccagtatggctactcttatgtcaaTTCATTTTTGAAGATTactggtcatctccactgtcttCTGTGCTTGGCATTAGTTAGCAAGCCAGTTAGGGCCCAGTGAGGACTTTTTCAAGAGTGGTGTGATCACAGCATGTTGGAGTGAAGAGAGAACAATTGCAGTGGTA
This portion of the Microcaecilia unicolor chromosome 4, aMicUni1.1, whole genome shotgun sequence genome encodes:
- the LOC115468189 gene encoding olfactory receptor 52M1-like; this translates as MNNSSCFTLSTFILSGIPGLEDAHIWMSIPFFLMYVMALVGNSAIIIIIKTESCLQEPMYMFLAMLATIDMVLSTTTIPKMLSIFWFSSREIAVKSCLVQMFFIHSLATMESGIFLAMAFDRYVAICDPLRHTTILTNPVVAKMGLMAVLRGVVYILPLPLLIITRLTRYKTNVISHSYCEHMAVVKLSCDDISISNFYGFTIGLFVLILDSILIIVSYFKIVRVVLSLTSLEARLKSFKTCSSHICAILAFYTPITISSLTHRFGHNVAPSVHILLANFYLLVPPVLNPVVYAVRTKQIRERISHLVSIIWVKAGYSADMTGGCIE